Genomic DNA from Streptomyces sp. NBC_01571:
TGCGCGGCACCATGATCATCCGGCCCTACGGGTACGGGCTGTGGGAACGGATGCAGCAGGAGATGGACGCCCGCATCAAGGCGGCGGGTGCCCAGAACGCGTACTTCCCGCTCTTCATCCCGCAGTCGTACCTGACGAAGGAGGCCGAGCACGTCGAGGGCTTCGCCCCCGAGCTCGCGATCGTCACCCACGGCGGCGGCAAGGAGCTGGAGGAGCCGGTCGTCGTCCGCCCCACCTCCGAGACGATCATCAACGCCTCCTTCTCCAAGTGGGTGCAGAGCTACCGCGACCTGCCGCTGCTGATCAACCAGTGGGCGAACGTGGTCCGTTGGGAGATGCGCCCGCGCGTGTTCCTCCGCACCACCGAGTTCCTGTGGCAGGAGGGCCACACCGCCCACGCCACGTACGAGGACGCCCGGGACTACGCCGCGTACATCCACAAGGAGGTGTACGAGGACTTCATGGTGAACGTCCTCGGCATCGACGTGGTGCTCGGCCGCAAGACCCCGCGCGAGCGGTTCGCCGGCGCCGTCAACACCCTCACGCTCGAAGGCATGATGGGCGACGGCAAGGCCCTCCAGATGGGCACCAGCCACGAACTCGGCCAGAACTTCGCGAAGGCCTTCAACACCCAGTACCTGTCCAAGGACGGCCGACAGGAACTCGTCTGGCAGACCTCCTGGGGGTCCTCGACCCGCATGGTCGGTGGCCTGATCATGTCGCACGGCGACGACAGCGGGTTGCGGGTGCCGCCACGGCTCGCCCCCGTACAGGCCGTCGTCCTCGCGATCAAGGACGACGAGGCGGTTCTGGCCAAGGTCCGCGAGATCGGCGACCGGCTCTCGGCGGCGGGCGTACGGGTCCAGGTGGACGACCGCACGGACACCCCCTTCGGGCGGCGCGCGGTCGACTGGGAACTCAAGGGCGTACCGGTACGCGTCGAGGTCGGCCCCCGTGACCTGGAGAACGGCACCGCGATGCTGGCCCGCCGCATCCCCGGGGGCAAGGAGCCGGTCGCCCTCGACGCCCTGGCGGGACTGCTCCCCGCCCTCCTCGAGGAGGACCAGGCGCTCCTCCTCGAGCAGTCGCGCGAGCGGCGTGAGTCCCGTACGTCGGACGTGACGACGATCGAGCAGGCCGTCGAGGCCGCCACGGCCGGCGGCTGGGCCCGCATCCCGTGGGCCGACCTCGGCGAAGAGGGCGAGGCCAGGCTCGCCGAGCACTCCGTGACCGTACGGTGTCTGGTCGCGGAGGACGGGTCGGTGCCCGACAGCGACGACGCACCCGGTAACGTCGCCGTCGTGGCGCGCGCCTACTGAACCGTCCCCGAGGGCGGCCGAAACGCCTCTTGCGCATCTGATGACGACAGGCACCCCGGCGCGCGGACAGCATCTACGCGCCGGGGCGTACGCGTGACTACGTACCAGCTTGGTGCGAGCTGTGAGGCTTCTCCGCAGATCAGCGCACCCGCCCTCGTCAGGACACATCAGGGGCAACTGACGGGTACGTGCAAATTATTTGGGATGCCCCGGAATAGGAACACACAGGGCCCCCGGCTCGTTGTCACGACGTGAGCACGACACCACCTGTTCTTGCCGCAGAGCTGGCAGGGGCGTGGGCCGACATTCAGCGGCACCACCCCGAACTGCCGGATCTGGCCGCGCCCGAGTCCCTGATCGGAGAGTCGTCGTCCGCCTGCGGGCACGAACTCTCCTTCGAACGCCTGTTGCACGAGGCAGTCCATGGCATCGCCGCCGCCCGCGGAGTCCGCGACACCTCGCGCGCCGGCCGCTACCACAACCGCAGATTCCTGGCGATCGCCGAGGAGCTGGGCCTTGACCACCCCGAGGAACCGCATCCCAGCAGCGGATTCTCGCTCGTCACGCTCAACCCCGAGGCCAAGCGCCGCTATCGCCCGACCATCGAGCGGCTGCAGCGCGCCCTCAAGGCCCACACCGCCGCGACCGCCGCCGACACGGCCCGCTCGTTCCGGGGCCCCGCCGCCCGGCACGGCTCCTCCGGAGGAGGCGTCCGCGTCAAGGCGGTCTGCGACTGCGGCCGCAACGTACGGGTCGTCCCGTCCGTGCTGGCACAGGCGCCGATCGTGTGCGGGGGGTGCGGCAAGCCCTTCCGGATTCCGGAGGTGGTCGGAGCGGCGGCGAGCTGAGGGGACGGCTGCTCGTGGCAGCCGTGCTCGGCCGCGCCGCCCGGTGAGCGCCGGGAGACACCGCCGGCGCCCGGTGGTCGGCGCCGGGTGCCGGTCAGGCATGGGTCCGCGCCCAGGGCCGGTGAGGTGAACCTCCGGGGTGTGGCACAATGTCTAGCTGTACTCGACAGTCGCATAGGACCCCTCTCTCCTCCGGCTGACGCGTCCATCGGGCACTCGGGTACCGCAACCCCACGCGGCCATCTCGCCGTGCCCAACCACGTCAAGACCAGGAGACACCACTTCCGTGGCAGTCAAGATCAAGCTGAAGCGTCTGGGCAAGATCCGTTCGCCTCACTACCGCATCGTCGTCGCCGACTCCCGTACCCGCCGTGACGGCCGGGCCATCGAGGAGATCGGCCTGTACCACCCGGTGCAGAACCCCTCGCGCATCGAGGTCGACTCGGACCGCGCGCAGTACTGGCTGGGAGTCGGCGCGCAGCCGACCGAGCCCGTGCTCGCCATCCTGAAGCTGACCGGCGACTGGCAGAAGTTCAAGGGTCTGCCCGCCCCCGCTCCGCTGCTCGTCGCCGAGCCGAAGGCGTCGCGCCCCCTGTTCGACGCCCTGGGCGGCGACGACGAGGGCAAGGGTGAGGCCATCACCCAGAAGAAGAAGGCTGAGAAGAAGGACGAGGCCCCGGCCGCGTCCTCTTCGTCTGAGTCGACCGAGGCCTGAGCATGCTCGAGGAGGCTCTCGAGCACCTCGTGAAGGGCATCGTCGACAACCCCGACGATGTGCAGGTCGCCTCGCGCGACCTGCGCCGCGGGCGCGTACTCGAGGTCCGGGTCCACCCCGACGACCTCGGTAAGGTGATCGGCCGCAACGGCCGCACCGCGCGCGCCCTGCGCACCGTCGTGGGCGCCATCGGCGGCCGCGGTGTCCGCGTCGACCTCGTCGACGTGGACCACGTCCGCTGACGTAACAGGCAGCACCGGCTCGGGCCGGGGAGGGCCATCCGGCCGTCCCCGGCCCGTAGTCGTCTGCGAAGCAACGCCGCAGGCACACCGACAGGAGATCAAGCACAGTGCAGCTGGTAGTCGCTCGCGTCGGCCGCGCCCACGGCATCAAGGGCGAGGTCACCGTCGAGGTACGTACCGACGAGCCGGAGATCAGACTCGCCCCCGGTGCCGTCCTGGCCACCGACCCCGCCTCCACCGGTCCGCTGACCATCGAGACGGGCCGCGTGCACAGCGGCCGTCTGCTGCTCCGCTTCGAGGGCGTACGCGACCGCAACGCCGCCGAGGCGCTGCGCAACACCCTGCTCATCGCCGACGTCGACCCGGACGAGAAGCCCGAGGACCCGGACGAGTACTACGACCACCAGCTGATGGACCTGGACGTGGTCACCAAGGAGGGTGACGAGGTCGGACGGATCACCGAGATCTCGCACCTCCCCTCCCAGGACCTGTTCGTGGTCGAGCGGCCGGACGGCACCGAGGTCCTGATCCCGTTCGTCGAGGAGATCGTCGTCGAGATCGACCTGGACGAGCAGCGGGCCGTCATCGACCCGCCGCCGGGCCTGATCGACGACCGCGCCGAGATCGCGTCCACCCGGGACTCCACCGAGGAAGAGGCGTAATGCGGCTGGACGTCGTCACGATCTTCCCGGAGTACCTGGACCCCCTGAACGTCTCGCTCGTCGGCAAGGCACGCGCGCGCGGACAGCTGAACGTGCACGTGCACGATCTCCGGAAGTGGACGTACGACCGCCACAACACGGTCGACGACACCCCCTACGGCGGCGGCCCCGGCATGGTCATGAAGACCGACCCGTGGGGCGAGGCCCTGGACTCCGTGCTGGCCGACGGCTACGAGACGGGCGCGCACGGGCCCGTCCTCGTCGTGCCCACACCCAGCGGACGCCCCTTCACCCAGGAACTCGCCGTCGAGCTGTCCGAGCGCCCCTGGCTGGTCTTCACACCCGCCCGCTACGAAGGCATCGACCGCCGCGTCATCGACGAGTACGCCACCCGCATGCCGGTCCACGAGGTGTCCATCGGCGACTACGTGCTCGCCGGCGGCGAGGCGGCCGTCCTCGTCGTCACGGAGGCCGTGGCGCGCCTGCTGCCGGGCGTCCTGGGCAACGCCGAGTCCCACCGGGACGACTCCTTCGCCCCCGGGGCCATGGCCAACCTCCTGGAAGGGCCCGTCTACACCAAGCCCCCCGAGTGGCGCGGCCGGGAGATCCCCGAGGTGCTGCTCAGCGGCCACCACGGCAAGATCGCCCGCTGGCGTCGCGACGAGGCCCTGCGCCGTACGACGGCCAACCGGCCCGACCTCATCGAGCGCTGCGAGGCGTCCCTCTTCGACAAGAAGGACCGCGAGATGCTCTCGATCCTGGGGTGGCAGCCGGATCCCGACGGCCGATTTTGGCGCAGGCCGCAGACCGTGGAAGAATAGGCCGCTGCTCTACGTCGTCCGGCGTGCGCCCCTGCCACAGGGGGACACGACGCCCGCCCCGACGCGGCAGCACTCTCCTGAAAACCCTTCTCCCGTCGATGACCTGTGGCATCGGCGAAGAAAGCAGACCCAATGTCTCACCTGCTCGACTCCGTCGACAGCGCGTCGCTGCGCACCGACATCCCGGCCTTCCGTCCGGGCGACACCGTCAACGTCCACGTGCGCGTCATCGAGGGCAACCGCTCCCGTGTGCAGCAGTTCAAGGGCGTGGT
This window encodes:
- the rpsP gene encoding 30S ribosomal protein S16; amino-acid sequence: MAVKIKLKRLGKIRSPHYRIVVADSRTRRDGRAIEEIGLYHPVQNPSRIEVDSDRAQYWLGVGAQPTEPVLAILKLTGDWQKFKGLPAPAPLLVAEPKASRPLFDALGGDDEGKGEAITQKKKAEKKDEAPAASSSSESTEA
- the rimM gene encoding ribosome maturation factor RimM (Essential for efficient processing of 16S rRNA), translating into MQLVVARVGRAHGIKGEVTVEVRTDEPEIRLAPGAVLATDPASTGPLTIETGRVHSGRLLLRFEGVRDRNAAEALRNTLLIADVDPDEKPEDPDEYYDHQLMDLDVVTKEGDEVGRITEISHLPSQDLFVVERPDGTEVLIPFVEEIVVEIDLDEQRAVIDPPPGLIDDRAEIASTRDSTEEEA
- the proS gene encoding proline--tRNA ligase is translated as MAKAPVLTPQADDFPRWYQDLINKAELADNGPVRGTMIIRPYGYGLWERMQQEMDARIKAAGAQNAYFPLFIPQSYLTKEAEHVEGFAPELAIVTHGGGKELEEPVVVRPTSETIINASFSKWVQSYRDLPLLINQWANVVRWEMRPRVFLRTTEFLWQEGHTAHATYEDARDYAAYIHKEVYEDFMVNVLGIDVVLGRKTPRERFAGAVNTLTLEGMMGDGKALQMGTSHELGQNFAKAFNTQYLSKDGRQELVWQTSWGSSTRMVGGLIMSHGDDSGLRVPPRLAPVQAVVLAIKDDEAVLAKVREIGDRLSAAGVRVQVDDRTDTPFGRRAVDWELKGVPVRVEVGPRDLENGTAMLARRIPGGKEPVALDALAGLLPALLEEDQALLLEQSRERRESRTSDVTTIEQAVEAATAGGWARIPWADLGEEGEARLAEHSVTVRCLVAEDGSVPDSDDAPGNVAVVARAY
- a CDS encoding RNA-binding protein, with the translated sequence MLEEALEHLVKGIVDNPDDVQVASRDLRRGRVLEVRVHPDDLGKVIGRNGRTARALRTVVGAIGGRGVRVDLVDVDHVR
- the trmD gene encoding tRNA (guanosine(37)-N1)-methyltransferase TrmD, with translation MRLDVVTIFPEYLDPLNVSLVGKARARGQLNVHVHDLRKWTYDRHNTVDDTPYGGGPGMVMKTDPWGEALDSVLADGYETGAHGPVLVVPTPSGRPFTQELAVELSERPWLVFTPARYEGIDRRVIDEYATRMPVHEVSIGDYVLAGGEAAVLVVTEAVARLLPGVLGNAESHRDDSFAPGAMANLLEGPVYTKPPEWRGREIPEVLLSGHHGKIARWRRDEALRRTTANRPDLIERCEASLFDKKDREMLSILGWQPDPDGRFWRRPQTVEE